The Brevibacillus brevis genome contains a region encoding:
- a CDS encoding ABC transporter permease — MMKEKGADSPMWAICQHEFFRLFKSIKSLITVAFIVGISYLVSDLVNQAASFLPQKELAQGHALGIFALIMLFGPLFVFSLSHDVINRELAGRTIRFLVTRTSRNRIILGKFLGVAFFWLTCMIITFGVVFATVQTFDAKTFYLCVSLLIYCISLALLLSLVIPRPSYTMFLGIVIALIMPGLGLWSTFSSHPAAPWIKYLTPFSFMEKSGVWTGFIWLYAAAFLIASMYLFRRRDC, encoded by the coding sequence ATGATGAAGGAGAAAGGAGCGGATTCACCTATGTGGGCTATTTGCCAACACGAATTTTTTCGGTTGTTTAAAAGTATCAAATCGTTAATTACCGTTGCCTTTATCGTCGGCATCTCGTATTTGGTTTCTGACCTCGTCAATCAGGCAGCAAGCTTTCTCCCGCAAAAGGAGCTGGCGCAGGGACATGCGCTTGGTATCTTTGCACTCATCATGCTGTTCGGGCCCTTGTTTGTATTCAGCCTGTCTCATGATGTCATAAATCGTGAGCTAGCGGGCAGGACGATTCGCTTTCTCGTCACCCGAACTTCACGCAATCGGATCATTTTGGGGAAATTTCTCGGAGTCGCGTTCTTCTGGCTAACCTGCATGATTATTACGTTTGGCGTAGTTTTCGCCACCGTACAAACGTTTGACGCCAAGACCTTTTACCTCTGCGTATCGCTGCTTATCTATTGCATCTCGCTGGCACTGCTGCTCTCGCTCGTCATACCTCGCCCCAGCTACACGATGTTTTTGGGAATTGTGATCGCACTGATCATGCCAGGTCTTGGACTGTGGAGCACCTTCTCCAGCCACCCGGCAGCACCATGGATTAAATATTTGACACCCTTTTCATTTATGGAAAAAAGCGGCGTCTGGACCGGCTTCATTTGGCTCTATGCTGCAGCATTCCTGATCGCTTCTATGTACTTATTCCGACGGAGGGATTGTTAA
- a CDS encoding ABC transporter ATP-binding protein, with protein sequence MAMIETIQLNKRFGNRTVVNDVSLTVHSGEIFGFLGRNGAGKSTFINMLTGILIPTAGTIRMFGEDANKEGWKKRIGVLPDYSTFYDHLSPAEHLHYFARVKGVTLTKEECMRILTAVELEEHASRKAKTFSFGMKKKLGIAQALVGDPELIFLDEPTSGVDVESALHIQNLLRKLHQQGKTIFMTSHNLNEVEKICTRIAIMKSGKISSLGTLNELQAAHLAWRSVHVRHSAFAAEDSGNLRTFIESLGRNTIWEDGRLSIQVDDDQKVATLVRALVQARVDIYGVNVEVPSLERIFMGEESHDA encoded by the coding sequence ATGGCAATGATCGAGACCATACAGTTGAACAAGCGCTTTGGCAATCGCACGGTCGTGAATGACGTCAGTCTTACTGTGCACAGCGGGGAGATTTTCGGATTCCTCGGTCGAAACGGCGCAGGAAAATCGACCTTTATCAATATGCTCACAGGCATTCTGATTCCGACAGCGGGCACCATTCGCATGTTTGGGGAGGATGCCAATAAGGAAGGATGGAAAAAGCGAATTGGCGTACTGCCGGATTACTCCACCTTCTACGACCATTTGTCTCCTGCGGAGCATCTGCACTATTTCGCTCGGGTAAAAGGCGTCACACTAACAAAAGAAGAATGCATGCGTATCCTGACAGCCGTTGAGCTCGAGGAGCATGCATCCCGCAAAGCCAAAACCTTTTCCTTCGGGATGAAAAAGAAGCTGGGCATTGCCCAAGCATTAGTCGGAGACCCAGAGCTCATCTTCCTCGATGAGCCTACTTCTGGCGTGGACGTCGAATCAGCCTTGCATATTCAAAATTTACTGCGCAAGCTCCATCAACAAGGAAAAACGATCTTCATGACCTCGCACAATTTGAATGAAGTCGAGAAAATCTGTACCCGCATCGCCATCATGAAAAGCGGGAAAATCAGTTCACTCGGCACTCTCAATGAGCTGCAAGCTGCCCATCTGGCATGGCGATCTGTGCATGTGCGTCACTCGGCTTTTGCTGCGGAGGATTCTGGAAACCTACGCACCTTTATTGAGTCCCTCGGGCGCAATACGATTTGGGAAGACGGGCGTCTCTCGATTCAGGTCGATGACGATCAAAAAGTGGCAACCCTCGTTCGTGCTCTTGTTCAGGCACGTGTGGATATTTATGGCGTGAACGTTGAAGTACCTTCGCTTGAACGAATTTTTATGGGGGAAGAGTCTCATGATGCTTAA